Proteins from a single region of Streptococcus mitis:
- a CDS encoding NADP-dependent oxidoreductase, with amino-acid sequence MKAAQHTTYNKKNITLNITEIAKPGITDKQVLVKVSAAGVNPLDNMISRGEVKIIVPYKLPQTAGNEVVGIVEATGRQVKNLKVGDRVFGRLPLDHIGAFAEYVAVDSQALAKVPDYLSDEEAAAVPLTALTIMQALDLMSAQAGKTIFISGGTGGVGGMAIPIAKAKGLKVITNGSGDSAERVLKLGADRFIDYKTEDYIKTVSQVDYVLDTLGGAETEKQMSIMKKGGHLVSLRAMPNGAFAKRMNLPKWKQIILGIAGRKVDKMAEKYGVHYHFIFVESNGAQLQEVADLFSKLEIKPSIDTVYPFEEVNSALDKVANGRSRGKTVLSFQK; translated from the coding sequence ATGAAAGCCGCACAACACACTACTTATAACAAAAAGAATATCACACTGAACATCACAGAAATCGCTAAACCAGGTATTACAGACAAACAAGTCTTGGTGAAAGTTTCCGCTGCCGGGGTCAATCCTCTTGATAACATGATCTCTCGTGGTGAGGTTAAGATAATTGTTCCCTACAAACTTCCTCAAACTGCAGGTAACGAAGTGGTTGGAATCGTTGAGGCGACAGGTAGACAAGTTAAAAATCTCAAAGTCGGAGACCGTGTCTTTGGCCGTCTGCCACTTGATCATATCGGCGCCTTTGCAGAATACGTAGCTGTCGATAGCCAAGCCTTAGCCAAGGTTCCAGACTATCTATCAGACGAGGAAGCTGCTGCTGTTCCGCTTACTGCCTTGACTATCATGCAGGCTCTTGACCTCATGAGCGCTCAAGCTGGGAAAACGATCTTTATTTCTGGTGGTACTGGAGGTGTCGGTGGAATGGCCATTCCTATTGCCAAGGCCAAAGGATTGAAAGTCATTACCAACGGTTCTGGAGATAGCGCTGAGCGTGTGTTGAAACTAGGAGCAGATAGATTTATCGATTACAAAACAGAGGATTATATAAAAACTGTTAGCCAGGTTGACTATGTTCTCGATACTCTCGGTGGAGCTGAAACTGAAAAACAAATGTCTATCATGAAAAAAGGTGGTCATCTTGTTTCACTTCGTGCCATGCCAAACGGCGCCTTTGCCAAACGCATGAATCTGCCAAAATGGAAACAGATTATTCTTGGCATAGCAGGTCGCAAAGTTGATAAGATGGCGGAAAAATATGGTGTCCACTACCATTTTATCTTTGTAGAAAGCAATGGCGCTCAATTACAAGAGGTAGCTGACCTCTTTAGTAAATTAGAAATCAAACCCTCTATCGATACAGTTTATCCTTTTGAAGAGGTAAATAGCGCCTTAGACAAAGTCGCTAATGGTCGCTCTCGTGGTAAAACAGTCCTCAGCTTTCAAAAATAA
- a CDS encoding Rrf2 family transcriptional regulator: MDTKFSVALHILTMISESKKTLSSQALAISVGTNASYIRKVIALLKNADLILSQQGKTGYQLSKSPKKMTLLEIYYATQEINHITLFPVHQNSNPDCPVGKHIQGAVSPLFASAESQLEKELANQTLEDVIDNLYKQAKQVRN; encoded by the coding sequence ATGGATACAAAATTCTCAGTTGCTTTACATATCTTAACAATGATTAGTGAAAGCAAGAAAACCCTAAGTTCTCAAGCACTAGCTATCAGTGTTGGGACTAACGCTAGTTACATTCGAAAGGTGATTGCCTTGTTGAAAAATGCAGATTTGATTCTTTCCCAGCAAGGAAAAACAGGCTATCAACTCAGTAAATCTCCAAAGAAAATGACTTTACTAGAGATCTACTATGCTACTCAAGAAATCAATCACATTACTTTATTCCCTGTTCATCAAAATAGTAATCCCGATTGTCCCGTTGGAAAACATATCCAAGGAGCAGTTTCACCGCTTTTCGCTAGTGCCGAATCTCAATTAGAAAAGGAATTAGCAAATCAAACTTTAGAAGATGTCATTGACAATCTATATAAACAAGCCAAACAAGTCCGAAACTGA
- a CDS encoding low temperature requirement protein A, whose product MTTLIKHKRVEFSELFYDLVFVFAISKVTTLIDHLHNGILTWNSFLDFFIAILVLIDSWMIQTDYTNRYGKNSLFNMVIMFIKMGLLLFIANMIGPDWQQYFHYLCWAIGTLTLTLFFQYLVEFFRKSTDDVERESIKGFLWITGLGSLGVYLAALLPIYVRVYIFFASILFIFIMPSILLNKDKHYQVNLPHLIERISLLVIITFGEMITNLANFFTIENFSIYSVLYLIIMISLFLFYFGQFDHAIDEKSNQKGLFLIYSHYPIFIGLMMMTVSMSFLQNPEANRLFATSFSYIGFGLFQAAVLVNGPYNKHYLRYSKSYYCVQATLYLAAFILSLIFASNPIIVVSITTILALAIAIHFIYFYLTQNKKYSKSNWELF is encoded by the coding sequence ATGACAACTCTTATTAAACATAAACGTGTAGAATTTTCAGAACTTTTTTATGACTTAGTTTTTGTTTTTGCAATTTCAAAAGTAACTACTTTAATCGACCATCTTCATAACGGTATTTTGACTTGGAATTCTTTCCTTGATTTTTTCATTGCTATTTTGGTTCTCATCGATTCCTGGATGATTCAAACCGATTATACCAATCGCTATGGAAAGAACTCTTTATTTAACATGGTAATCATGTTTATCAAAATGGGACTTTTACTCTTTATAGCCAATATGATTGGACCTGATTGGCAACAATATTTTCATTATCTCTGTTGGGCTATTGGTACATTAACCCTTACCTTATTTTTTCAATATTTGGTTGAATTTTTTAGAAAATCAACCGATGATGTTGAACGGGAAAGTATCAAAGGTTTTCTATGGATAACAGGTCTAGGAAGTTTAGGAGTCTATCTAGCAGCTCTTCTTCCTATTTACGTTAGAGTCTATATCTTCTTTGCTAGTATTCTGTTTATCTTTATTATGCCAAGTATCTTGCTTAATAAAGATAAGCATTACCAGGTAAATCTCCCCCATTTAATCGAGCGCATCTCCCTTCTTGTCATTATTACGTTTGGAGAGATGATTACGAATCTAGCTAACTTCTTTACAATCGAGAATTTCTCGATTTATTCGGTTCTTTATCTCATTATTATGATTTCTCTGTTCTTGTTTTATTTTGGTCAATTCGACCATGCTATTGATGAAAAATCTAATCAAAAGGGACTATTTCTAATTTACAGTCACTATCCTATTTTCATTGGACTTATGATGATGACTGTATCGATGAGTTTTCTTCAGAATCCTGAAGCTAATCGTCTCTTTGCAACCAGCTTCTCTTATATCGGATTTGGCCTCTTTCAAGCTGCTGTCCTAGTAAATGGGCCCTATAACAAACACTATCTTCGCTATTCGAAAAGTTACTACTGTGTCCAAGCGACACTCTATCTGGCTGCCTTTATTCTCTCTTTAATCTTTGCTTCTAATCCTATAATAGTAGTGAGTATAACAACCATTTTAGCTCTAGCTATAGCCATTCATTTTATTTATTTTTATTTGACACAGAATAAAAAATATTCCAAATCTAACTGGGAGTTATTTTAA
- a CDS encoding aldo/keto reductase: METYTLANGVAIPKIGFGTWQIAEGEEAYNSVSFALKAGYTHIDTAQIYGNEVSVGKAIADSDLAREDIFLTTKLWNDKHDYELAKTSIDESLERLGVDYLDLLLIHWPNPKALRENDAWKAGNAGAWKAMEEAYKEGKVRAIGVSNFMQHHLEALIETAEIVPHVNQILLAPGCDQEDLVAYCQERDILIEAYSPLGTGGIFGNEDVEAVAERNGKSVAQVALRWSLQKGFLPLPKSVTPKNIKANLDIFGFDLSEEDMAVLDKIQGIKTQDDPDKVNF; this comes from the coding sequence ATGGAAACATATACACTTGCAAATGGGGTTGCTATTCCTAAAATTGGTTTTGGAACTTGGCAAATTGCTGAAGGCGAAGAAGCCTATAACAGTGTTAGCTTCGCACTTAAGGCGGGTTACACACATATTGATACCGCACAAATTTACGGTAACGAGGTTTCTGTAGGTAAGGCGATTGCTGATAGTGATTTGGCACGTGAGGATATTTTCCTAACTACCAAACTTTGGAATGATAAGCACGATTACGAGTTGGCTAAGACTTCTATCGATGAGTCTCTCGAAAGACTTGGTGTGGATTATTTGGATCTTTTGCTTATCCATTGGCCTAATCCAAAGGCGCTTCGTGAGAATGATGCTTGGAAGGCTGGCAATGCGGGTGCATGGAAGGCTATGGAAGAAGCTTACAAAGAAGGTAAGGTGCGCGCTATCGGTGTGTCTAACTTTATGCAACATCACCTAGAAGCTCTTATTGAAACAGCTGAAATTGTTCCACATGTCAATCAAATCCTCTTGGCTCCAGGTTGTGACCAAGAAGACTTAGTTGCCTATTGCCAAGAGCGCGATATCCTTATTGAAGCCTATAGTCCACTAGGTACAGGTGGTATTTTTGGAAATGAAGATGTTGAAGCAGTGGCTGAACGTAACGGTAAATCTGTGGCACAAGTTGCTCTGCGTTGGAGCCTTCAAAAAGGTTTCTTGCCACTACCTAAGTCTGTGACACCTAAAAATATAAAAGCTAACTTGGATATCTTCGGCTTCGACTTATCAGAGGAAGATATGGCGGTCTTGGATAAGATTCAAGGCATCAAAACTCAGGATGATCCTGACAAAGTTAATTTTTAA
- a CDS encoding replication-associated recombination protein A: MPDNLALRMRPKTIDQVIGQEHLVGPGKIIRRMVEANRLSSMILYGPPGIGKTSIASAIAGTTKYAFRTFNATVDSKKRLQEIAEEAKFSGGLVLLLDEIHRLDKTKQDFLLPLLESGLVIMIGATTENPFFSVTPAIRSRVQIFELEPLSNQDVKEALQIALNNPERGFDFPVELDEDALDFIATSTNGDLRSAFNSLDLAVLSTPENDEGIRHITLDIMENSLQQSYITMDKDGDGHYDVLSALQKSIRGSDVDASLHYAARLIEAGDLPSLARRLTVIAYEDIGLANPEAQIHTVTALNAAQKIGFPEARILIANVVIDLALSPKSNSAYIAMDKALADLKTSGYLPIPRHLRDGHYSGSKELGNAQDYLYPHNYPGNWVKQDYLPEKIRNHHYFQAEDTGKYERALAQRKEAIDRLRKI; the protein is encoded by the coding sequence ATGCCAGACAATCTCGCGCTTCGCATGCGCCCTAAAACCATCGACCAGGTCATTGGTCAGGAGCATCTGGTTGGACCTGGAAAAATTATCCGCCGCATGGTGGAAGCCAACCGCCTGTCCTCCATGATTCTCTATGGCCCTCCGGGAATCGGCAAGACCAGTATTGCCTCTGCCATCGCTGGAACGACCAAGTATGCCTTTCGAACTTTCAATGCGACAGTAGATAGTAAAAAGCGACTGCAAGAAATCGCGGAAGAGGCTAAATTCTCTGGTGGTCTCGTCCTATTACTAGACGAGATTCATAGACTAGATAAAACCAAGCAAGACTTCCTTTTGCCTCTCTTGGAAAGTGGACTAGTCATCATGATTGGGGCTACAACTGAAAATCCTTTCTTCTCTGTCACTCCTGCCATTCGCAGTCGTGTTCAAATTTTTGAGTTGGAACCTCTGTCTAACCAAGACGTCAAAGAGGCACTTCAGATAGCTCTAAATAACCCTGAACGTGGTTTTGATTTTCCAGTAGAACTAGATGAGGATGCGCTGGATTTCATTGCTACCTCTACAAACGGAGACCTTCGCTCTGCCTTCAACTCACTGGACTTGGCGGTTCTTTCTACCCCTGAGAATGACGAGGGCATCCGTCATATCACCCTTGATATCATGGAAAATAGCCTGCAGCAGAGCTACATCACTATGGATAAGGATGGAGATGGCCACTACGACGTCCTCTCAGCCCTGCAAAAATCCATCCGTGGCTCAGATGTTGATGCCAGTCTTCACTATGCTGCTCGCTTGATTGAGGCTGGTGATTTGCCAAGTCTCGCTCGTCGCTTGACCGTTATCGCCTATGAAGATATCGGTTTGGCCAACCCTGAAGCCCAGATTCATACCGTGACTGCTCTGAATGCCGCCCAAAAGATTGGTTTCCCAGAAGCCCGCATTCTCATTGCCAATGTCGTGATTGATTTGGCCCTTTCTCCAAAATCAAACTCAGCCTATATAGCTATGGATAAGGCACTTGCTGACCTCAAAACATCAGGGTACTTGCCTATTCCGCGACACCTGCGTGATGGACACTACAGTGGAAGCAAGGAACTGGGGAATGCCCAAGACTATCTCTATCCACACAACTATCCTGGAAATTGGGTCAAGCAAGACTATCTGCCAGAAAAAATTCGTAATCATCACTATTTCCAAGCAGAAGATACTGGTAAATATGAACGGGCTTTGGCTCAAAGAAAGGAAGCTATCGACCGTTTGCGAAAAATCTGA
- a CDS encoding DUF3013 family protein, whose amino-acid sequence MATYGFLDVLEEELEKNFPFDFEISWDKRNHAVEVSFLLEAQNTAGVEMVDEDGEVSSDDILFEEAVLFYNPAKSTVNEEDYLTVIPYLPKKGFSREFLAYFALFLKDTAEVGLDALMDFLEDPEAEEFVMEWNQEVFEEGKVGLEEGEFYPYPRY is encoded by the coding sequence ATGGCAACATATGGATTTTTAGATGTTTTAGAGGAAGAGTTGGAGAAGAACTTTCCCTTTGACTTTGAGATTAGTTGGGACAAGCGCAATCACGCGGTTGAAGTGAGTTTTCTATTGGAAGCGCAAAACACTGCAGGTGTGGAGATGGTGGATGAAGATGGGGAGGTTTCGTCAGATGACATTCTCTTTGAAGAAGCAGTTCTTTTCTACAATCCTGCTAAATCAACAGTCAATGAGGAAGACTATTTGACGGTTATCCCTTACCTACCTAAAAAAGGTTTTTCTCGTGAGTTTTTAGCTTATTTTGCGCTATTCCTCAAAGATACTGCCGAGGTTGGACTAGATGCCCTTATGGACTTTTTGGAAGACCCAGAAGCAGAAGAATTCGTCATGGAATGGAACCAAGAAGTCTTTGAAGAAGGAAAAGTCGGCTTGGAAGAGGGAGAATTTTACCCTTATCCGAGATACTAG
- a CDS encoding NUDIX hydrolase has protein sequence MEIELTDFTGSKIALICGESVLTILRDDKENIPWPNMWELPGGGREGDESPFECAAREVYEELGIYLNENCLLWSKVYPSMLFEGRQSVFMVGQLSQDQFDSIVFGDEGQAYKLMNIEEFLSSSQVVPQLQERVKDYLKVSD, from the coding sequence ATGGAAATAGAACTTACTGATTTTACAGGTTCTAAAATTGCCTTGATTTGTGGAGAAAGCGTCCTAACTATTTTGCGTGATGACAAGGAAAATATCCCTTGGCCCAATATGTGGGAGTTGCCGGGTGGTGGTCGTGAAGGGGACGAAAGCCCATTTGAATGCGCGGCGCGTGAAGTTTATGAGGAACTGGGAATTTATTTAAATGAAAACTGCCTGCTCTGGAGCAAGGTTTATCCCAGTATGCTCTTTGAAGGTCGGCAGTCTGTCTTTATGGTTGGTCAGTTAAGTCAGGATCAGTTTGACAGTATTGTCTTTGGAGATGAAGGACAGGCCTATAAACTGATGAACATTGAGGAATTTCTTAGTTCCAGTCAAGTTGTCCCTCAGTTGCAAGAGAGAGTAAAAGATTATTTAAAAGTAAGTGATTAG
- the prmA gene encoding 50S ribosomal protein L11 methyltransferase, with amino-acid sequence METWQELKVTVKREGEELVSNLLIELGAQGVAIEDSMDYVGNVDRFGEIFPEVEQQEEIVVTAYYPDTVDVAVVEADLQVRLAELTDFMDLGEVKMGTTALAEEDWADNWKKYYEPARITHDLTIVPSWTDYEATAGEKIIKLDPGMAFGTGTHPTTKMSLFALEQVLRGGETVLDVGTGSGVLSIASSLLGAKEIFAYDLDDVAVRVAQENIELNPGMENIHVAAGDLLKGVEIEADVIVANILADILVHLTDDAYSLVKDEGYLIMSGIIKDKWDMVRESAESAGFFLETHMIQGEWNACVFKKTKDISGVIGG; translated from the coding sequence ATGGAAACATGGCAAGAGTTAAAAGTTACAGTGAAGCGTGAGGGAGAGGAGCTAGTCTCTAATCTCTTGATTGAGCTGGGAGCGCAAGGTGTTGCGATTGAAGACAGTATGGATTATGTGGGGAATGTGGATCGCTTTGGCGAAATTTTCCCAGAGGTCGAGCAGCAAGAAGAAATCGTTGTAACAGCCTACTATCCTGATACGGTTGATGTGGCAGTGGTTGAGGCAGACTTGCAGGTTCGTTTAGCAGAATTAACGGATTTTATGGACTTGGGAGAGGTCAAAATGGGGACGACTGCCTTGGCTGAGGAAGACTGGGCAGACAACTGGAAGAAATACTATGAACCAGCTCGCATCACCCATGACTTGACCATCGTGCCGTCTTGGACAGACTATGAGGCGACTGCTGGAGAAAAGATTATCAAGCTGGATCCTGGTATGGCTTTTGGGACTGGTACCCATCCAACCACTAAGATGAGCCTTTTTGCCTTGGAACAGGTTCTTCGTGGTGGCGAAACGGTGCTAGATGTGGGGACTGGATCAGGCGTTCTCTCTATTGCTAGCTCGCTACTTGGTGCTAAGGAAATTTTCGCCTATGACCTGGATGATGTGGCGGTTCGTGTGGCTCAGGAAAATATTGAGCTCAACCCTGGCATGGAAAATATCCATGTAGCTGCAGGTGATTTGCTTAAGGGAGTTGAGATTGAGGCAGATGTGATTGTAGCTAATATCTTGGCGGATATCCTCGTTCATCTGACGGATGATGCTTATAGCTTGGTCAAGGATGAAGGCTACCTGATCATGAGTGGGATTATCAAGGACAAGTGGGACATGGTGCGCGAGTCGGCTGAGTCAGCTGGATTTTTCCTTGAAACCCACATGATTCAAGGGGAGTGGAATGCCTGTGTCTTTAAGAAAACCAAGGATATTTCAGGTGTGATTGGAGGCTAG
- a CDS encoding 16S rRNA (uracil(1498)-N(3))-methyltransferase, producing the protein MQQYFVKGNAVSPVTIEDKETSKHMFQVMRLKEEDEVTLVFDDGIKRLARVLDVEARQFELVQELTDNVELPVHVTIASGFPKGDKLEFITQKVTELGASQIWAFPADWSVAKWDCKKLGKKVEKLEKIALGAAEQSKRNFVPSIKLFEKKADFLAQLDQFDSIVVAYEESAKEGEAAALLQAVAGLKKGAKLLFIFGPEGGLSPAEIESFEAKGAVLAGLGPRILRAETAPLYALTALSVLLELEK; encoded by the coding sequence ATGCAACAGTATTTTGTCAAGGGCAATGCAGTCTCTCCTGTCACCATTGAGGACAAGGAAACCAGCAAGCATATGTTTCAGGTCATGCGCTTGAAAGAAGAGGATGAGGTTACTTTGGTCTTTGATGATGGCATTAAGCGCTTGGCGCGCGTGCTGGATGTGGAAGCACGTCAGTTTGAGTTGGTCCAAGAATTGACTGACAATGTAGAACTACCAGTTCATGTGACTATCGCATCAGGCTTTCCTAAGGGAGACAAGCTGGAGTTTATTACTCAGAAAGTAACTGAACTGGGTGCCAGCCAAATCTGGGCCTTTCCTGCAGACTGGTCGGTCGCCAAATGGGATTGCAAGAAATTGGGCAAAAAAGTTGAAAAACTAGAAAAAATTGCCCTTGGAGCAGCCGAGCAAAGCAAGCGTAACTTCGTTCCAAGCATCAAGCTGTTTGAGAAAAAGGCAGACTTTCTAGCACAACTGGACCAGTTTGACTCTATCGTAGTGGCCTATGAAGAATCAGCAAAAGAAGGAGAAGCAGCTGCTCTCTTGCAAGCAGTTGCTGGTCTTAAAAAAGGAGCCAAACTGCTCTTTATCTTTGGTCCAGAAGGCGGTCTCTCACCTGCAGAAATCGAGAGTTTTGAAGCTAAAGGAGCCGTTTTGGCAGGACTTGGCCCTCGCATTTTGCGAGCAGAAACAGCCCCACTTTACGCCTTAACAGCCCTTAGTGTTTTATTAGAATTAGAGAAATAA
- the pepF gene encoding oligoendopeptidase F — MEQKHRSEFPEKELWDLTALYQDREDFLRAIEKAREDINQFSRDYKGNLHAFEDFEKAFAELEQIYIQMSHIGNYGFMPQTTDYSNEEFANIAQAGMEFETDASVALTFFDDALVEADEEVLDRLGELPHLTAAIRQAKIKKAHYLGADVEKALTNLGEVFYSPQDIYTKMRAGDFEMADFEAHGKTYKNSFVTYENFYQNHEDAEVRDKSFRFFSEGLRKHQNTAAAAYLAQVKSEKLLADMKGYDSVFDYLLAEQEVDRAMFDRQIDLIMQEFSPVAQRYLKHVAKVNGLEKMTFADWKLDLDSALNPEVTIDDAYDLVMKSVEPLGQEYCQEVARYQEERWVDFAVNGGKDSGGYAADPYRVHPYVLMSWTGRLSDVYTLIHEIGHSGQFIFSDNHQSYFNAHMSTYYVEAPSTFNELLLSDYLEQQSDDPRQKRFALAHRLTDTYFHNFITHLLEAAFQRKVYTLIEEGETFGASKLNSIMKEVLTDFWGDAIEIDDDAALTWMRQAHYYMGLYSYTYSAGLVISTAGYLHLKHSETGAEDWLNLLKSGGSKTPIESAMIIGADISTDKPLRDTIQFLSDTVDQIIAYSAQLGE; from the coding sequence ATGGAACAAAAACACCGTTCAGAATTTCCAGAAAAGGAACTTTGGGATTTAACAGCCCTATACCAAGACCGTGAGGATTTCTTGCGTGCAATCGAGAAAGCTCGCGAAGACATCAACCAATTTAGCCGTGACTACAAGGGTAATCTTCATGCTTTTGAGGATTTCGAGAAGGCCTTTGCAGAATTGGAGCAAATCTACATCCAGATGAGCCATATTGGCAACTATGGCTTTATGCCTCAGACGACAGACTATAGCAATGAAGAATTTGCCAATATTGCCCAAGCTGGGATGGAATTTGAAACAGATGCTAGTGTAGCCTTGACCTTCTTTGACGATGCCTTGGTGGAAGCTGATGAGGAAGTCTTGGACCGATTGGGTGAGTTGCCACATTTGACAGCAGCTATTCGTCAGGCCAAAATCAAAAAAGCCCACTATCTAGGGGCTGATGTGGAGAAGGCCTTGACCAATCTCGGTGAAGTTTTCTACAGTCCGCAGGACATTTACACTAAGATGCGAGCTGGGGATTTCGAAATGGCTGACTTTGAAGCTCATGGTAAGACCTACAAAAACAGCTTTGTTACTTATGAGAATTTCTACCAAAATCATGAGGATGCTGAGGTTCGTGATAAATCCTTCCGTTTCTTCTCAGAAGGACTTCGTAAGCACCAAAATACGGCTGCTGCAGCCTATCTAGCTCAGGTTAAGTCTGAAAAACTCTTGGCAGATATGAAGGGTTACGACTCTGTCTTTGATTATCTTTTGGCTGAGCAAGAAGTGGACCGTGCCATGTTTGATCGCCAGATTGATCTCATTATGCAGGAATTTTCGCCAGTCGCTCAGAGATACCTCAAGCATGTTGCTAAGGTAAATGGTCTTGAAAAGATGACTTTTGCAGACTGGAAATTGGACTTGGATAGCGCTCTTAATCCTGAAGTGACTATTGACGACGCCTATGATTTGGTCATGAAGTCGGTAGAACCTTTGGGGCAGGAATATTGTCAGGAAGTTGCTCGCTATCAAGAAGAGCGCTGGGTGGACTTTGCTGTTAATGGTGGCAAGGATTCTGGCGGTTATGCGGCGGATCCATATCGTGTCCACCCTTATGTCCTTATGAGCTGGACAGGTCGTTTGAGTGATGTCTATACCTTGATTCATGAGATTGGGCATTCTGGTCAGTTTATCTTTTCTGACAACCACCAAAGCTACTTCAATGCCCACATGTCGACCTACTATGTCGAAGCACCGTCAACTTTCAATGAATTGCTTCTCAGTGATTACTTGGAACAGCAGTCTGACGACCCACGTCAAAAACGTTTCGCTCTTGCTCATCGCTTGACAGATACCTACTTCCATAATTTCATCACCCACCTCTTGGAAGCAGCCTTCCAGCGTAAGGTTTATACACTGATTGAAGAAGGGGAGACCTTTGGAGCAAGCAAACTTAACAGCATTATGAAGGAAGTCTTGACAGACTTCTGGGGAGATGCCATTGAAATTGACGACGATGCGGCCTTGACTTGGATGCGCCAAGCTCACTACTATATGGGCTTGTATAGCTATACTTACTCAGCAGGACTTGTCATCTCGACTGCTGGTTACCTTCATCTGAAACATTCCGAAACTGGAGCTGAAGACTGGCTCAACCTCCTCAAATCAGGTGGCAGCAAGACACCGATTGAGTCAGCCATGATTATCGGTGCTGATATCTCAACAGATAAACCACTCCGTGATACCATCCAGTTCTTGTCAGACACAGTTGACCAGATTATCGCCTACAGTGCCCAGTTGGGAGAGTAG
- a CDS encoding MIP/aquaporin family protein, which translates to MKKFVAELIGTFMLVFIGTGAVVFGNGLDGLGHLGIAFAFGLAIVVAAYSIGTVSGAHLNPAVSIAMFVNKRLSSKDLVNYILGQVVGAFLASAAVFFLLSNSGMSTASLGENALANGVTVFGGFLFEVIATFLFVLVIMTVTSESKGNGAIAGLVIGLSLMAMILVGLNITGLSVNPARSLAPAVLVGGEALQQVWIFILAPIVGGVLAALVAKNFLGTEE; encoded by the coding sequence ATGAAAAAATTTGTCGCTGAATTAATCGGTACTTTCATGCTTGTGTTCATTGGGACAGGAGCTGTTGTTTTTGGAAATGGTCTTGATGGCCTAGGTCACCTTGGAATCGCCTTTGCCTTTGGTCTGGCAATCGTGGTTGCAGCTTACTCAATCGGAACTGTTTCAGGTGCTCACTTGAATCCAGCTGTTTCGATCGCTATGTTTGTGAACAAACGTTTGTCATCAAAAGACCTTGTCAACTACATCCTTGGACAAGTAGTTGGCGCTTTCCTTGCGTCAGCTGCAGTATTCTTCCTCTTGTCTAACTCAGGCATGTCAACTGCTAGCCTTGGTGAAAATGCCTTGGCAAACGGGGTCACTGTCTTTGGTGGTTTCTTGTTTGAAGTCATCGCAACTTTCTTGTTTGTCTTGGTTATCATGACCGTGACTTCAGAAAGCAAGGGAAATGGAGCGATTGCTGGTTTGGTAATCGGTTTGTCCTTGATGGCCATGATCCTTGTGGGCTTGAACATCACTGGCCTTTCAGTTAACCCAGCTCGTAGCTTGGCACCAGCTGTCTTGGTAGGTGGTGAAGCCCTTCAACAAGTATGGATTTTCATCCTTGCCCCAATCGTTGGTGGAGTTCTAGCAGCCCTTGTTGCTAAAAACTTCCTTGGAACAGAAGAATAA
- the queF gene encoding preQ(1) synthase, translating to MSQQEEMKNLSLLGNKETNYIFDYQPEILESFDNRHVENDYFIKFNCPEFTSLCPITAQPDFATIYISYIPDKLCVESKSLKLYLFSYRNHGDFHENCINTIGKDLVNLLKPRYLEVWGKFTPRGGISIDPYYNYGKPGTKYEGLAEQRLFQHDLYPEKIDNR from the coding sequence ATGTCACAACAAGAAGAAATGAAAAACCTTAGCCTCCTTGGCAACAAAGAAACCAACTATATTTTTGACTATCAACCAGAAATCCTCGAATCCTTTGACAACCGTCATGTGGAAAATGACTATTTCATCAAATTCAACTGCCCTGAATTTACCTCCCTGTGCCCAATCACTGCTCAGCCAGACTTTGCGACCATTTATATTTCCTACATTCCTGACAAGCTCTGTGTCGAGTCAAAATCCCTCAAACTCTACCTCTTTAGTTACCGAAATCATGGGGATTTTCACGAAAACTGTATCAACACCATTGGTAAAGACTTGGTCAACTTGCTAAAACCTCGCTATTTAGAGGTCTGGGGGAAATTCACTCCGCGCGGTGGAATCTCAATCGACCCCTACTACAACTACGGTAAGCCTGGAACTAAGTATGAAGGCTTGGCAGAACAACGCCTCTTCCAACACGACCTTTATCCAGAGAAAATTGACAACCGTTAA